One part of the Actinomyces howellii genome encodes these proteins:
- a CDS encoding LysM peptidoglycan-binding domain-containing protein yields MSLSTPNPAASGPQRFRAPVARTRPPAWRSLLSGAALLAVVVGLPAVLLTTLGPPPVPSDLDPSVLLSSVSPAALLGLLEWVLWLGWLQFTVCTLVEVVSALRGEGMPSHIPLSGGVQGLVRRLVISALLLTSLSAPVATAAPVLHTPAAAAQSVEQAPAAAPQTAADPAGTQAQAPAPGQEGVRYMLGDIELDRDTGAALVGQRVYVVQPPDGRYHDNLWDIAERNLGEGRAYPEIYDLNVGRVQPDGRSLELARLIQPGWLLVMPESATSVDRVVAVPMENPPPPPPTETPGQDGSGVDQQATGAQDVAPAEVPSVGGLLAACLIAVLARQRRQWLGPGPQADAAELERLLRVSADKDRARRLDAALRSLAVMPDKPMPYAVAIDDHACYVRLASPRHDAPAPWHSQEEGLTWTLRAGQEPDPGQAPALMPGLVTIGRSDSGADILIDLGFAAGRIAVTGDPTMAAEVVTALALELCINPWSQDATVVGAGLPPALHEIVGQRVRPLEELRSVRPGRPADLVLTGRHPGAVATFVLVADGRDADSLPRDVPYGLVRAGSAQDARWTIDVDSSGTAHIAPLGISVHATRATEGEIRALAGLLGAGSRTQDDGRPPVPDPPTPPVRTAALRAAPVRIQVLGQTLVEASGDLDHPRRTILTEAAICVALHPEGIRPSVLGAMLWPLGATSDVVDATVDRLRRWLGQDAEGRPHLREDADGRLRLGPGAVTDWDVMRSLLADSRTAPPRQEVELLIEALRLVRGPVGRGAPEGRYSWLARVRTARQVDALVVDAAHRVVELLGDTDPDGAALAVDAALQVVDLNQVLWRDRLRLAARRGRGELEREVLGLLELAGADELSLVDPATAALVEDLAPGLSVRRQPA; encoded by the coding sequence ATGTCCCTGAGCACCCCGAATCCTGCCGCCTCGGGCCCTCAACGCTTCCGCGCCCCGGTGGCGCGGACCAGGCCCCCCGCCTGGAGGTCCTTGCTGTCGGGGGCGGCCCTCCTGGCGGTCGTCGTCGGCCTGCCCGCCGTGCTCCTCACGACGCTGGGACCGCCCCCGGTGCCCAGCGACCTCGACCCGTCGGTGCTCCTCAGCTCCGTGTCCCCTGCAGCCCTCCTCGGCCTGCTCGAGTGGGTGCTGTGGCTCGGGTGGTTGCAGTTCACCGTGTGCACGCTGGTCGAGGTCGTCTCCGCCCTGCGCGGGGAGGGCATGCCCTCCCACATCCCCCTGTCGGGAGGCGTCCAGGGACTCGTGCGCCGCCTGGTCATCTCCGCCCTGCTGCTCACCAGCCTCTCGGCGCCGGTGGCCACCGCGGCACCGGTCCTCCACACCCCTGCCGCCGCGGCACAGTCCGTCGAGCAGGCCCCTGCCGCCGCCCCCCAGACGGCGGCCGACCCCGCCGGCACCCAGGCCCAGGCCCCCGCCCCGGGGCAGGAGGGCGTGCGGTACATGCTCGGCGACATCGAGCTCGACCGGGACACCGGCGCCGCGCTCGTGGGCCAGCGCGTCTACGTCGTCCAGCCCCCCGACGGCAGGTACCACGACAACCTGTGGGACATCGCCGAGCGCAACCTCGGGGAGGGCAGGGCCTACCCGGAGATCTACGACCTCAACGTCGGGCGCGTCCAGCCCGACGGCAGGTCCCTCGAGCTGGCCCGGCTCATCCAGCCCGGATGGCTCCTCGTCATGCCCGAGTCGGCGACCTCGGTGGACAGGGTGGTGGCCGTGCCCATGGAGAACCCGCCCCCGCCCCCGCCCACCGAGACCCCCGGCCAGGACGGCTCCGGGGTCGACCAGCAGGCCACCGGTGCCCAGGACGTCGCCCCCGCCGAGGTCCCGTCCGTCGGCGGGCTCCTGGCGGCCTGCCTCATCGCCGTCCTGGCGCGCCAGCGCCGCCAGTGGCTCGGCCCCGGTCCGCAGGCCGACGCCGCCGAGCTCGAGCGCCTCCTGCGCGTGAGCGCCGACAAGGACCGCGCCCGCCGCCTCGACGCGGCCCTGCGCTCCCTGGCCGTCATGCCCGACAAGCCCATGCCCTACGCCGTGGCGATCGACGACCACGCCTGCTACGTGCGCCTGGCCAGTCCCCGTCACGACGCGCCTGCCCCCTGGCACTCCCAGGAGGAGGGGCTGACCTGGACCCTGCGGGCCGGTCAGGAGCCGGACCCCGGCCAGGCACCGGCCCTCATGCCCGGTCTGGTGACGATCGGCCGCTCCGACAGCGGCGCGGACATCCTCATCGACCTGGGCTTCGCCGCCGGGCGGATCGCCGTGACCGGGGACCCCACGATGGCCGCCGAGGTCGTCACGGCACTGGCCCTGGAGCTGTGCATCAACCCCTGGTCCCAGGACGCGACGGTCGTGGGAGCCGGGCTGCCCCCGGCCCTTCATGAGATCGTCGGCCAGCGGGTCCGCCCCCTTGAGGAGCTGCGTTCGGTCCGACCCGGGCGTCCCGCCGACCTCGTCCTGACCGGTCGCCACCCCGGGGCCGTGGCGACCTTCGTCCTCGTGGCCGACGGACGGGACGCCGACTCCCTGCCCCGTGACGTCCCCTACGGGCTCGTCCGGGCGGGAAGCGCCCAGGACGCGCGGTGGACCATCGACGTCGACTCCTCGGGGACGGCCCACATCGCCCCCCTGGGGATCTCGGTGCACGCCACCCGGGCCACCGAGGGCGAGATCCGTGCCCTCGCCGGCCTGCTGGGTGCTGGTTCCCGCACGCAGGACGACGGCCGCCCGCCGGTGCCCGACCCTCCCACGCCCCCGGTGCGGACAGCCGCCCTGCGTGCGGCGCCCGTGCGCATCCAGGTGCTCGGCCAGACCCTTGTCGAGGCCTCGGGCGACCTGGACCACCCCCGCCGCACCATCCTGACCGAGGCGGCGATCTGCGTCGCCCTGCACCCCGAGGGGATCCGGCCCTCCGTCCTCGGCGCGATGCTGTGGCCCCTGGGCGCCACCTCCGACGTCGTCGACGCCACCGTCGACAGGCTGCGTCGATGGCTCGGCCAGGACGCCGAGGGTAGGCCCCACCTGCGCGAGGACGCCGACGGCAGGCTGCGCCTGGGCCCAGGAGCGGTCACGGACTGGGACGTCATGCGCTCCCTGCTGGCCGACTCGCGCACGGCCCCGCCCCGCCAGGAGGTCGAGCTGCTCATCGAGGCGCTGCGCCTCGTGCGCGGTCCGGTGGGTCGCGGGGCGCCCGAGGGCCGCTACTCCTGGCTGGCCCGGGTCCGCACGGCCCGGCAGGTCGACGCCCTCGTCGTCGACGCGGCCCACCGGGTCGTCGAGCTCCTGGGGGACACCGACCCTGACGGCGCCGCGCTCGCGGTCGACGCCGCCCTCCAGGTCGTCGACCTCAACCAGGTGCTGTGGCGCGACCGCCTGCGCCTGGCGGCGCGCCGCGGGCGGGGCGAGCTCGAGCGTGAGGTCCTCGGCCTCCTCGAGCTCGCCGGAGCCGACGAGCTGAGCCTGGTCGACCCGGCGACCGCCGCCCTGGTCGAGGACCTGGCCCCCGGTCTGTCGGTGCGCCGTCAACCGGCCTGA
- a CDS encoding FtsK/SpoIIIE domain-containing protein, whose product MQLFVSVLRPQEERAQARDLIVVAEADSTVADLAAVLDEVLPGSTPGRTLQLVVDPARRPAAPPSDLWDGSTRLDPTGRLGGGAVRDGMLLCLGAPGAEDIEPTGVVEMRVVSGRGAGAVHRLSLGRYSLGGPGSDLVLAEVDEPVATLVVRAGGSVLIQPSEDYAHRTAPVLPARRRPLPGPLVLPSSATEEAGGKRRRRRARRRRRRHGAEDSEVLQEREMLDPDAARHLLELDRRPVQAETVWEAGAVLMVGQVLLTVGPVPQADAVTTPTPGATTIDFNRPPRLARPARATEFSLPRKPERPVKQGFPFAMMLSPIIMGLGMYLITRRVYSLMFMALSPIMMIANRIQGRSNQKRSYREYMRRYEEQRDATEDAAFKALSEERGLRREDHPDPAEAMLRATGPRAGLWERRPTDPDWLDLRVGTADRPSDVVLTDPKRARHEEPLRWTAPDVPVTVPLATLGVVGVAGEQRHRVVEWLAAQAAVLHSPAELEMVLIISPEQAGSAERHAERWAWARWLPHLRNAEGVGARARVGVDEDSVARRVNELVDLVESRTPGEGRRRAAAGTQVLVVLDGAHALRLRPGMVRVLRQGPAVGIRFVCVDADRTSLPEECMAVVSTGPGDAVVSQTDVDEVERVMLDLVPEGWSERVARALAPVHDVSAQGADATIPTSSRLLDVLRMPEPTAETVLEAWGRVSRTTRAVIGEDAEGLFSLDVRADGPHALVAGTTGSGKSELLQTLIASLCVGNTPEAMTFVLVDYKGGAAFKDCAKLPHTVGMVTDLDGHLTSRALESLGAELRRREHQLAGADAKDIEDYVGAMQPGDEPMPRLIIIIDEFAAMVSELPDFVTGLVDIARRGRSLGVHLILATQRPAGVITPEIRSNTNLRIALRVTDETDSQDVIESSASAHIPPSVPGRAFARLGHASLRQFQSSRVGGRPAGALPRADLRAATLTLAELSRPEAAPPAVEEDATIPTDLATLVQAIGEAHRSRGGADPHSPWLPPLAEVITVEELERRLGDGQGRPEQGGGEAGGADEVREADGAGGAGEVREADGAGGAGGLDGAGASADPRRSGHLPALPLGLEDLPSLQAQQPMTWDYTREGHLGLAGAPRSGRSSVLRGIAVSVARSASPAEVHMYGIDAGTGALLPCLSLPHVGAVVTRDQPDRVRRLLQMLGREVARRQQDLAVHGFASLSEQRASVPEDQRLPYLLLLIDRWDSFAASFESVDGGALLDSVETLMREGVAVGLRVVVAGDKTTFRGRFGMMLEDRLLLRMPAAEDFELIGLRSRDVPLTMPAGRAFRSGPVPREVQTVLLSSDTSGTAQVAAIHEAGRRSVERWGEIDRSRRPGRVDELPVTISTAEALELGPVLRPGSIALAVGGDDLGMLPLMMDDVGNGILVTGPRRSGRSTALVFATETALANDARVVLVLPRRSPLSALADRPGVVSVLNAEASADDLRAVLEERRTETLIVIDDMDVLGNEHAMGPVFEEHLKVCRDMPGGVIVGCGIDEIAGMYRGLVAQVRKNRTGLVLAPRSADDGTHLSARLPRSTGGAVPKGRGVQITTAGWTWVQVPRVDDPSA is encoded by the coding sequence GTGCAGCTGTTCGTCAGTGTCCTGCGGCCGCAGGAGGAGCGTGCGCAGGCACGTGACCTCATCGTCGTCGCCGAGGCCGACTCCACCGTCGCGGACCTCGCGGCGGTCCTCGACGAGGTCCTGCCCGGTTCCACGCCGGGACGCACCCTCCAGCTCGTCGTCGACCCCGCTCGGCGGCCCGCGGCACCGCCCTCGGACCTGTGGGACGGCTCGACACGCCTGGACCCCACCGGACGCTTGGGCGGTGGCGCGGTGCGTGACGGGATGCTCCTGTGCCTGGGTGCGCCCGGAGCGGAGGACATCGAGCCCACGGGCGTGGTCGAGATGCGTGTTGTCTCGGGCCGGGGGGCCGGAGCCGTCCACCGGCTGAGCCTGGGGCGCTACAGCCTGGGCGGTCCCGGCAGCGACCTCGTCCTGGCGGAGGTGGACGAGCCCGTGGCGACTCTCGTGGTCCGTGCCGGCGGGAGCGTGCTCATCCAGCCCAGTGAGGACTACGCGCACCGGACCGCACCAGTGCTCCCGGCACGTCGTCGGCCCCTTCCGGGTCCTCTCGTCCTGCCCTCGTCGGCCACGGAGGAGGCAGGAGGCAAGCGGCGCAGGCGGCGCGCGCGCCGCCGCAGGCGACGTCACGGCGCCGAGGACAGCGAGGTCCTCCAGGAACGGGAGATGCTCGACCCTGACGCAGCCCGTCACCTCCTCGAGCTCGACCGGCGTCCCGTTCAGGCCGAGACCGTGTGGGAGGCGGGGGCCGTGCTCATGGTCGGGCAGGTCCTTCTCACCGTCGGGCCGGTGCCCCAGGCCGACGCGGTGACCACCCCGACCCCGGGGGCGACGACCATCGACTTCAACCGGCCGCCGCGGCTGGCCCGCCCGGCCCGCGCCACGGAGTTCTCCCTGCCGCGCAAGCCCGAGCGCCCCGTCAAGCAGGGCTTCCCCTTCGCCATGATGCTCTCCCCGATCATCATGGGCCTGGGGATGTACCTCATCACCCGCAGGGTCTACTCGCTCATGTTCATGGCCCTGTCGCCGATCATGATGATCGCCAACCGGATCCAGGGCCGTTCCAACCAGAAGCGCAGCTACCGGGAGTACATGAGGCGCTACGAGGAGCAGCGCGACGCCACGGAGGACGCCGCGTTCAAGGCGCTCAGTGAGGAGCGTGGCCTGCGACGCGAGGACCATCCGGACCCGGCTGAGGCGATGCTGCGGGCCACGGGGCCACGGGCGGGGCTGTGGGAGCGCAGGCCCACCGACCCGGACTGGCTGGACCTGCGGGTGGGGACCGCCGACCGTCCCAGCGACGTCGTGCTCACCGACCCCAAGCGGGCGCGGCACGAGGAGCCGCTGCGCTGGACCGCACCGGACGTGCCCGTCACCGTCCCCCTGGCGACCCTGGGGGTCGTCGGTGTCGCCGGGGAGCAGCGCCACCGGGTCGTGGAGTGGCTCGCCGCCCAGGCGGCCGTCCTGCACTCCCCGGCGGAGCTCGAGATGGTCCTCATCATCAGTCCTGAGCAGGCCGGGTCCGCTGAGCGGCACGCTGAGCGCTGGGCCTGGGCGCGGTGGCTTCCGCACCTGCGTAACGCCGAGGGCGTGGGGGCACGTGCGCGGGTGGGGGTCGACGAGGACTCCGTGGCCCGCAGGGTCAATGAGCTGGTCGACCTCGTCGAGTCCCGGACGCCGGGCGAGGGCAGGAGGCGGGCGGCCGCCGGCACCCAGGTCCTCGTCGTGCTCGACGGGGCGCACGCCCTGCGCCTGCGCCCGGGGATGGTCCGGGTCCTCAGGCAGGGACCGGCGGTGGGCATCCGTTTCGTGTGCGTCGACGCCGACCGCACGTCCCTTCCCGAGGAGTGCATGGCGGTCGTGAGCACCGGGCCGGGGGACGCCGTCGTCTCCCAGACCGACGTCGACGAGGTCGAGCGGGTCATGCTCGACCTCGTGCCCGAGGGCTGGTCCGAGCGGGTGGCACGCGCCCTGGCCCCGGTGCACGACGTCTCGGCCCAGGGGGCCGACGCGACGATCCCCACGAGCTCGCGGCTCCTCGACGTGCTGCGCATGCCCGAGCCCACGGCCGAGACCGTCCTCGAGGCGTGGGGACGCGTGAGCCGGACGACCCGGGCCGTCATCGGGGAGGACGCCGAGGGGCTGTTCAGCCTCGACGTGCGCGCCGACGGCCCGCACGCCCTCGTGGCGGGTACGACCGGCTCGGGTAAGTCCGAGCTGCTGCAGACCCTCATCGCCTCACTGTGCGTGGGCAACACCCCGGAGGCCATGACCTTCGTGCTCGTCGACTACAAGGGCGGGGCGGCCTTCAAGGACTGCGCGAAGCTGCCGCACACGGTCGGGATGGTCACTGACCTCGACGGGCACCTGACCTCCCGTGCGCTGGAGTCGTTGGGCGCCGAGCTGCGCCGTCGAGAGCACCAGCTGGCCGGGGCCGACGCCAAGGACATCGAGGACTACGTCGGGGCGATGCAACCCGGAGACGAGCCGATGCCCCGTCTCATCATCATCATCGACGAGTTCGCGGCGATGGTCTCGGAGCTGCCGGACTTCGTGACCGGTCTGGTCGACATCGCCCGGAGGGGACGCTCCCTGGGCGTCCACCTCATCCTGGCCACGCAGAGGCCCGCCGGCGTCATCACCCCGGAGATCCGGTCGAACACGAACCTGCGCATCGCCCTGCGGGTCACGGACGAGACCGACTCCCAGGACGTCATCGAGTCCTCGGCCTCGGCGCACATCCCTCCGTCGGTCCCCGGGCGCGCCTTCGCCCGGCTGGGCCACGCCAGCCTGCGACAGTTCCAGTCCTCCCGGGTGGGTGGACGTCCCGCGGGGGCGCTGCCCCGGGCTGATCTGCGGGCCGCGACGCTCACCCTGGCCGAGCTCTCCCGCCCGGAGGCCGCACCACCGGCGGTCGAGGAGGACGCGACGATCCCGACCGACCTGGCCACCCTCGTCCAGGCCATCGGCGAGGCCCACAGGTCCCGGGGAGGCGCCGACCCGCACAGTCCGTGGCTGCCTCCCCTGGCCGAGGTCATCACCGTCGAGGAGCTCGAGCGCCGCCTGGGCGACGGGCAGGGGAGGCCTGAGCAGGGCGGGGGCGAGGCAGGCGGGGCTGACGAGGTCAGGGAAGCCGACGGGGCCGGCGGGGCTGGCGAGGTCAGGGAAGCCGACGGGGCCGGCGGGGCTGGCGGGCTTGACGGGGCCGGCGCGTCAGCGGACCCGCGCCGCAGTGGACACCTGCCCGCGCTGCCGCTCGGGCTCGAGGACCTGCCGAGCCTCCAGGCGCAACAGCCCATGACCTGGGACTACACCCGTGAAGGGCACCTGGGTCTGGCGGGGGCGCCGCGGTCGGGGCGCTCCAGCGTGCTGCGGGGCATCGCGGTGTCGGTGGCGCGCTCGGCCTCACCGGCGGAGGTGCACATGTACGGGATCGACGCCGGGACGGGGGCGCTCCTGCCGTGCCTGTCCCTGCCCCACGTGGGGGCAGTGGTCACCCGGGACCAGCCCGACCGGGTGCGCCGGCTGCTCCAGATGCTGGGACGGGAGGTGGCGCGCCGCCAGCAGGACCTTGCCGTGCACGGCTTCGCCTCGCTGTCCGAGCAGCGGGCGAGCGTCCCGGAGGACCAGAGGCTGCCCTACCTCCTTCTGCTCATCGACAGGTGGGACTCCTTCGCGGCGAGCTTCGAGTCCGTCGACGGCGGGGCGCTGCTGGACAGCGTCGAGACCCTCATGCGTGAGGGTGTCGCGGTGGGGCTGCGGGTCGTCGTCGCAGGGGACAAGACGACGTTCCGGGGCCGCTTCGGCATGATGCTTGAGGACCGTCTTCTGCTGCGCATGCCTGCGGCAGAGGACTTCGAGCTCATCGGCTTGCGTTCACGCGACGTGCCCCTGACGATGCCCGCGGGGCGGGCCTTCCGCTCCGGCCCGGTGCCCAGGGAGGTCCAGACCGTCCTGCTCTCGAGCGACACCTCAGGAACCGCGCAGGTCGCGGCCATCCACGAGGCCGGTCGGAGGTCGGTGGAGCGGTGGGGCGAGATCGACCGCTCTCGTCGTCCCGGCCGGGTCGACGAGCTGCCGGTGACGATCTCGACCGCCGAGGCCCTCGAGCTCGGCCCCGTTCTGCGTCCCGGAAGCATCGCGCTGGCCGTGGGCGGGGACGACCTGGGCATGCTGCCGCTCATGATGGACGACGTCGGCAACGGCATCCTGGTGACCGGGCCGCGACGCTCCGGGCGGTCGACGGCCCTCGTGTTCGCCACCGAGACCGCGTTGGCCAACGACGCACGGGTCGTGCTCGTCCTCCCGCGCCGCTCCCCGCTGTCCGCCCTGGCGGACAGGCCGGGGGTCGTCAGTGTGCTCAACGCCGAGGCGAGCGCCGATGACCTGCGGGCCGTGCTGGAGGAGCGCCGCACCGAGACGCTCATCGTCATCGACGACATGGACGTCCTGGGTAACGAGCACGCGATGGGGCCGGTCTTCGAAGAGCACCTCAAGGTCTGTCGGGACATGCCGGGCGGGGTGATCGTCGGCTGCGGGATCGACGAGATCGCGGGAATGTACCGGGGACTGGTGGCCCAGGTGCGCAAGAACAGGACGGGGCTTGTCCTCGCGCCTCGCTCTGCTGACGACGGCACCCACCTGTCCGCGAGACTGCCCCGGTCGACAGGCGGTGCGGTTCCCAAGGGGAGAGGGGTACAGATCACCACCGCGGGCTGGACCTGGGTGCAGGTACCCCGCGTCGACGACCCGAGTGCTTAG
- a CDS encoding DUF6571 family protein codes for MAYVYLDPEGLQTYINDLESHATDMDDERATVSRVNTSESDPAGIAGSINLGSTIDQRCADLREKKNELQIRLDEAVAMNESGITPMDAEGRVAYYLPDAGPGSQDTVENVQAYNSESVANAEADAAAMAQARSSRDGVAEDGRTVDDILEEMAKHQDVPAYGATFVNTYGIEEFIELPIGMRWNYTSTAGSGGTASGQPKLTTDWDAVDRANGILGHILAAATRTESYPEGYSSWSDAMYATVTEEGHRGRMSSLNALLAAPGAVYDTETLVELGDQFEDLPFDGDPASSTPDSVNGWHDDDYGWMYNEGRALTGSSMDPMYGVMMAMGNNPDAAHEYLTAGNGHPDGDAGWEVSPEMEERWRLLTERSWDSEVGLDAFTAAQAAVSSKRGDSDSDVSDSATWVTARAIEHMVNEVPSDQYTDAMKENLSVVVANCSSEAVAVAQGGSPKGLGLSGEEPEQSTAITSLIYRIIDNENAAATVSAGMAQSAADRTDVTTIGNLELKYAKLGAVYGYLDAIGTERQADLSGASASEEEAAKNSVNTALSVVMMVAGTAVSGPAASLAWGVGTTITKPLIADQLVPESSDPSVQIPVGRRALESQGYIEAVNSGLLPGGDAVYNEEFITDQHGNRYEWCVTDDEGNPYFDLSVGSKDDQSDEVHDWAILVEESVPNDLDGGAFGRVNSGVETGVGRGEARIKGGSTSVDRVEIKK; via the coding sequence GTGGCCTACGTGTATCTCGACCCTGAGGGCCTGCAGACCTATATCAATGACCTTGAGTCGCACGCGACGGACATGGATGACGAGCGGGCGACCGTCTCCCGCGTGAACACAAGCGAGTCCGATCCGGCGGGCATTGCGGGCTCGATCAACCTCGGGTCGACCATCGACCAGAGGTGCGCTGATCTTCGCGAGAAGAAGAATGAGCTGCAGATTCGCCTCGACGAGGCGGTCGCGATGAACGAGTCTGGTATTACGCCGATGGACGCCGAGGGGCGCGTCGCCTACTATCTTCCTGATGCCGGCCCAGGCTCGCAGGACACTGTCGAGAACGTCCAGGCATACAACTCGGAGTCGGTTGCGAACGCCGAGGCGGACGCGGCCGCCATGGCGCAGGCAAGAAGCTCGAGGGACGGTGTCGCTGAGGACGGGCGCACCGTCGACGACATTCTCGAGGAGATGGCCAAGCATCAGGACGTTCCTGCGTACGGTGCGACTTTCGTCAACACCTACGGGATTGAGGAGTTCATTGAGCTGCCGATCGGCATGCGATGGAACTACACGAGTACTGCCGGATCCGGGGGTACGGCTTCGGGGCAGCCCAAGCTGACGACCGACTGGGATGCTGTGGATCGTGCGAACGGCATCCTCGGCCATATTCTTGCCGCAGCGACCCGGACGGAATCGTATCCTGAGGGGTACTCGTCGTGGTCGGACGCGATGTACGCGACTGTCACAGAGGAGGGTCATCGCGGGCGGATGTCAAGTTTGAACGCGCTTCTTGCTGCGCCGGGTGCGGTGTATGACACCGAGACGCTAGTCGAGCTCGGTGACCAGTTTGAGGACCTACCGTTCGACGGCGACCCGGCGAGCAGCACCCCGGATTCTGTCAACGGGTGGCATGATGACGACTACGGCTGGATGTACAACGAGGGACGGGCGCTGACCGGTTCGTCGATGGACCCGATGTACGGGGTCATGATGGCGATGGGGAACAATCCGGACGCTGCTCATGAGTACCTGACGGCTGGGAACGGTCATCCCGACGGAGACGCGGGGTGGGAAGTGTCGCCGGAGATGGAGGAGCGGTGGCGCCTGCTCACCGAGCGTAGCTGGGACTCGGAGGTCGGTCTCGATGCGTTCACCGCGGCTCAGGCTGCGGTCTCCTCGAAGCGCGGTGACAGCGATTCGGACGTCTCTGACTCTGCGACCTGGGTGACGGCGCGGGCGATCGAGCACATGGTCAACGAGGTTCCCTCCGACCAGTACACCGACGCGATGAAGGAAAACCTCTCGGTTGTCGTCGCCAACTGCTCAAGCGAAGCTGTCGCGGTCGCACAGGGAGGGAGCCCGAAGGGTCTTGGCCTCTCAGGCGAGGAACCTGAACAGAGCACCGCAATCACGTCGCTTATCTATCGTATTATCGATAACGAGAATGCTGCCGCTACCGTTTCCGCCGGCATGGCTCAGAGTGCCGCCGATAGGACCGACGTGACTACAATAGGTAATCTTGAGCTCAAGTATGCTAAACTAGGTGCGGTATACGGGTATCTTGACGCAATTGGAACTGAACGACAGGCGGACCTGAGTGGGGCGAGTGCTTCTGAGGAGGAGGCCGCCAAGAACTCGGTGAACACTGCTCTCAGTGTCGTCATGATGGTTGCCGGTACTGCCGTCTCGGGGCCGGCCGCGTCCTTGGCGTGGGGTGTGGGGACGACGATCACCAAGCCCTTGATCGCTGATCAATTGGTTCCTGAGTCGAGTGATCCCTCGGTGCAGATTCCGGTCGGGAGGCGTGCTTTGGAGTCGCAAGGATACATTGAAGCGGTAAACAGCGGGCTGCTTCCCGGCGGCGACGCGGTATATAACGAAGAATTCATCACAGACCAACACGGTAACCGGTATGAGTGGTGCGTGACCGACGATGAGGGCAATCCGTACTTTGACCTCTCGGTCGGATCGAAGGATGATCAGAGTGATGAGGTTCACGACTGGGCCATCTTGGTTGAGGAAAGTGTACCCAATGATCTCGATGGAGGCGCATTTGGGCGGGTCAATTCTGGTGTCGAGACTGGTGTTGGTCGTGGTGAGGCGCGTATCAAGGGAGGTTCTACTAGTGTGGATCGAGTCGAGATCAAGAAGTAA
- a CDS encoding transposase family protein produces MLSYRATLDVPSATARTVSAWLAAHRRWHDIRPHQRAATPWVQAVMVLRWLNEATSMRTLARDAGISIATAYRYLHEALQVISSQAPDLIEVITQLRHKGEPFVCLDGTLIRTDRVAARTERGNHSWYSGKHKAFGGNVQVITDHTGFPVWVSPVEPGSTHDLTAARAHALPALYKAASQGMPTLADKGYIGAGIGVLTPVKGARPCPDDATYNHLHASLRSPAERANAMLKHFKALQHVTLDPHTITHITATALVIISLNKQPR; encoded by the coding sequence ATGCTGTCCTATCGTGCCACCCTTGACGTGCCATCCGCTACCGCCCGAACCGTGTCGGCCTGGCTGGCGGCTCACCGCCGCTGGCACGACATTCGGCCTCATCAGAGGGCGGCGACGCCCTGGGTGCAGGCTGTGATGGTGCTGCGCTGGCTCAACGAGGCCACCAGCATGCGCACCCTGGCCCGAGACGCCGGCATCTCGATCGCCACCGCCTACAGGTACCTGCATGAGGCCCTCCAGGTCATCTCCTCCCAGGCCCCTGACCTGATCGAGGTCATCACCCAGCTGCGCCACAAGGGTGAGCCTTTCGTGTGCCTGGATGGCACCCTGATCCGCACCGACAGGGTCGCAGCCCGCACCGAACGGGGCAACCACTCGTGGTACTCGGGCAAGCACAAGGCCTTCGGGGGCAACGTCCAGGTCATCACCGACCACACCGGATTCCCGGTGTGGGTCTCGCCGGTCGAGCCGGGCTCGACCCACGACCTGACCGCTGCGCGCGCCCACGCGCTGCCCGCCCTGTACAAGGCCGCCTCCCAGGGCATGCCCACCCTGGCCGACAAGGGCTACATCGGCGCCGGCATCGGCGTGCTCACACCCGTCAAGGGCGCCAGACCCTGCCCCGACGACGCCACCTACAACCATCTGCACGCCAGTCTGCGCTCGCCTGCCGAGAGGGCCAATGCCATGCTCAAGCACTTCAAGGCCCTCCAACACGTCACCCTCGACCCGCACACCATCACCCACATCACCGCCACAGCCCTCGTCATCATCAGCCTCAACAAACAACCCCGGTGA